The DNA sequence acatgaacaaactagaagagtgggcgatgagatggcagatgaagtttaatgtagagaaatgtaaagtcttgcatgtagggaacagaaacccgaagtacagctatatgatggtagggctggtaatgggtgaaagtacccaagaaaaggacttggggtaatagtggacaacacaatgaagccatcggcacagtgcacagcggcctctacgaaggcgaatagaatgttgggtattataaAAAAAGGCATTACAACAAGAtcgaaagaggtcatcctgccgttgtattggacaatggtgcgtccacatctggagtactgtgtccaatattggtcgctgtaccttaagaaggatatggtgacattcaagagggttcagaaaagagcgaagcgattgataagaggtatggaaaacctttcatatgttgaaagattagagaaactggggctcttttccctggaaaagcggagacttagaggggacatgatagagacttacaagatcatgaagggcatagagaaagtggagagggacagattcttcaaactttcagaaactacaagaatgagagggcatacggaaaaattaagaggggatagattcagaaccaatgctaggaagttcttcttcacacaaagggtggtagacgcctggaatgcgcttccagagggtgtgataggataggatacggtatcagggttcaagaaaggattggatgaattcctgaagaaaaaagggatagaaaggtatagatagagatcactatacaggtcctggacctgatgggccgccgcgtgagcggactgctgggcaagatggatccctggtctgacccagcagaggcactgcttatctTATGTTATGgtctgtattttttaaatttaatcttTTACTCTTAACTATAATTGTATTTTTACCTTTTTTAATGCCTTGTCATTTTGCTTTTAACAGGCTATCTTGCTCCCAAAGAAGACTGCCGCCCCTCCGCCCACAAATTACCTCCGGTAGCCTCCCCTTCAAATTCACCTCCTTTGCTCCTTTATACGCTCCTTCATGCAGCTCCTTCTTGCACTCTTACTTCTAAGTCCAGCAAAAACCACTTTCTACAACTTTGCCTGTAAGACTATAATCTTCCCTCTAAAtatactttttctccatttctttcCAACTGGCCCTttctctaccctcccccctcctcattCCTATCGTCACCTAACGATTTAATCAATTCTATGGCCTCAATTCCTGTTTCCTGGGGccatcgacccccccccccctcgagttCCCTCTTGTAATCGCCCTAGATGTCTTACAACCCTTCCTTTAGTCCCATACCATTCAACTCACACTACATCTTTACACTAATACACTAAACCAAAAATAGGTCTTTTAAATGTACGTTCCATCAAAAACAAACACCACCTAATACATGATTTAATTCTCCAACACAACCTACACATTCTTTGCCTGAGATATGGCTAACTCAAGGCGAGGAGGCCTACATTAACCAAGCTTGCCCAAACAACTATAAAGCAAAACTTCAATGCCGCCCAAATAAAAAAGGAGGAGGCCTAGCAGTGATTTATCATTCTTCCATCTCCATTAAAACTGACCTCTCCTCACCATATAACATCTACCCAGTTGAAACCCTCCAATTTTCTATTCTCAACTCCCAACCTTTTCATTTCCTTCTTATTTACCTCCCCCCTCCTGTTACCAAATCTTCCTTAACTGCCCTCATATCTGCAATTatggacctcatctggggcagcctccttggagcggctggggcacgggcagtgtgtctgggagggaatgcatggatgggagaacatcgcaggggaggagacataggcatcctgggactgtcggccaagtctcttccctgaagaagccctttctggaaacgtcaaccgctcctcctaaacttacttgctccacttcatcactgacgctgaaaccgtggattgaagacaaagttttattttatttttctttccagcttatgatttatctttaatcttatctattgttttgccttttgtctttgttttgttctatttctatcatttaaatttctccagaattctactgttcaacggctcccccttctgcttctattcctttctctcctctcttctaccttccaaagtatttagatcaatgctgtcttgttaaaatgtttattttatttttatttttcctctaactctacttttcacttctctattaccctccaggtactttagttagattgtgagccttcgggacagtaagggaatttttcaagtacctttcttatttctaatcttaatgtatattttctgtaaaccgcttagaacctaacggatgtagcggtatataagaaataaattacaattacTTTAGTATTTCCCATCCAATTCCTATTATTCTTGGAGACTTCGATATACATTTTAATCAGCCCAATCATCCAAACACATTAGAACTCTTAACCCTAACTCCAGATATTTCTTTGATCCCACTACTCTCTTCTCCCACTCATTCAGCGGACACACTATTGACATGATATTCGGCCCAACAGCTATCAGTCATTTCTTTCAAAAACCTCAGACATACTCTCTCACTTGGTCAGACCACGTCCTAATCAATccggacgacttttcaaaacccggtactttgtctgggttttgaaaagctggcgaGATCGAGGCCGAGCCTAccgtgcatctgcgcatgtgcagatgtgatgaCGCATGCATGCGCACACGAGTGCAATGTATCGTgtcgcatctgtgcatgcactgatACACTCCAGACGTGGcctgaagagacgaggtttgcgtGGGGCTTGGGTTGGGAGGCAGAAGGGGCAGGACCGATGGTGGAATAGGATGGAGCCACGCCTTTTTtttaccagatgcaaaatcttGTAACCCTACACCTGGCTCCACtctgcccatggccccaccccccgctcctgtctggctatgccactgaacaatacaaagctaacatattccagttaataaattccaaactaaaatactttttttctacctttgttgtctggacattttactTTTCCCTGacctttccctctgccacggtccaaCCAGGCAGAGACAGGATGTTGTGTCAGAGgtggggcaggaccgtggcagagggaaagtgcaGTGGAGGCCAAAGGCAGCCTGTTAGAATCACTGCAAcactggtgatcctctgcagaGCATAATTACTTTTTAAAGTTAGACCAGGAAGTCCAGGGGGATGCCAGATGAGAGTGGAGACAAGggagaaacatgatggccttcAGGGGTCCCCCTAAAGCCATGGAGCCCAGGGCAACTGCTTTGTTTGCCCCCTATCACCAGCCCTGCTCCCTGAAATAGTGGATTGGACCCTTCTGACCTCCTCGGGTCCGAGGCATGGACCTACTGGGCCTGTCCTTTAATCTGACTCCAAGTGCAGCCTGCAGTTGGACCTGCAAAGTCTCAAATTGTTTCTGATTTTGGTCCTGCAGAGCCTGATATTGGATCTGACTTTGGTTCTGCAGAACCTGAAATTGGGTCTTCATGACCTCACTTTGGATCTCAAACTTGTCCTCAATTCTGGCCTGACGTTTCTTCATATACTCCAAATCAACTTTCAGCTGGGAGATAGAGATCAATGCCTCCTTTCCCCTCATCCCCAAGTTCTCAAGCCGCTCATCATTcccttcttcttcctcctcctctgtgGTCTCATTGATGGAAAAGGATGGTGATGAGTTTACAGAGTCATCATCCAGCATCTCAATATATGATTCCACTGACTGGGGCTCAGTTTGTGCCTCTCTCTGCTGCCTCTCGGGTAGGATCTCCGCATGCTTCCTCTTAGGTGGTGCTGAATCCTGCTGCCTGGATGGTTCCCCTGGAGGAAGTGCAAATGAGAATATTAAGCACACAGATATCTGACAAATCATACGCAACAGTCACATTGAtaaaagaataagaacataagaatagtcttactgggtcagaccaatagtccatcaatcccagtagccgttctcacggtggccaatctaggtcactagtacctggccaaaacccaaggtgtagcaatattccatgctaccgatacaaggcaagcagtggcttcccccatgtctttctcaaaactagctatgctatccgctcttaccataacctatagcaatgcgttccagagcttaactattctctgagtgaaaaaaaaattcctcctattggttttaaaagtatttctctgtaacttttaaaaccaataggaggaatgaTCCACTGCTGTAAAAACTTCACAATTCAACTTTAAAGGATATTCTGCTAATTCAAGAGGAACAAAGCACACTTTCAAGCATTGACTTCCAGGTGCTGTTCTGCAAGAATCTGATCTGGAAAACTAATAAGTGCCTTTCATTTTATTCTTAAATATCTCAACTGACTGGAAATAGGTTTTTGCTacctaaatatttttttctcttgatTTGAACACtgactttaatatttaaattagtAGAATTTAAAACTGCTGGGTTCTCTGGGCTTGATCACAAACTTGattatttgtttaattttgaGATTTAAAAACTGTTTCTCTAGACCTGAGTACagactttattatttatttaattattgggaCTTAAATTTTAAGAATTGTTTGTCTGTAGTGTAGTGTAACCTAGTCCCCCCCCAGTAACCTagtcccccccccactccccacccccacttaaaaaaaagctttgcctccttttctttttctgcttAGCTCTGTCATTAGACAGATAAACCTTTCTGACTAACTCTTGTCTTTCATACTCCAGgcaaggtttattttattttacagtcAGTCATACTAGAAAGCAGCGTTAAGGTTTAATCTGTAGCTAGAGATTATAGCACACAAGATGCTAGCTAAATTTATTGGGCATAtgtaaactttttaaaaaggtgGATTGTCTCAATTGCTAGGCCATTTTATAGAACTGCTGATAGGGATCTTGATGACTCACTGGGACTTTagtccctccccctctcccaacACCCCACCCATCCAAGGGTCTGAAACTCATATAGACAGCCCAATAATCAAGAAGTCTCCGTCAACCCCAATTTCAACCAACCAAGATGAATTTCATTCAGTGCAATCATTGTGGTGCTTTAGTTCCCAGGCACACCATCTGGAGACTCAAGGCTTGCCCCAACTGTCTTCACCTTGCTAGTATCAAAGAAGAGCTCTGTAAACTTAAGCAGGAATTGGAGGCAATTAAAGCAGGAATTGGAGGCAATTAAAGCAGCTACAATCACCCCACACAAATATACCAATTTACCACCACTcccccaaagaataaaacaacccaggaataaatggatcacagaAGGCTCAGGGAGACTGTGGCATATGTCACAGAAGCATCACAATTGTTGCCTCTAAAGAATCCCTTTGCACCATTAGAGCATTGTGATGCTCAagataaaagaactgaggagGAACTAGAACCAGTGAAGATAGCTTCTGAAGTAAAGCACCAATAAAGCACATATAAAAAGGCTCAAACCAGGAAAGTATTGCTGCTaggagattccatcatcagagggattaaccttggaacacagggggGTGGAGCCTGCATTGCACAAAGATGGCAGCTTAAACTCATCGCTCTCTTCACTTTGAGAGTTTAAAACTCTGTGTACCACTTTATCTTGTCTGGAGGATTTGACAATAGTCATAATCATAAAGTGGAATGGCGGCTTTAAcacaaaataaatttgaaaacGCTTTTTGGTCTCAAAGTAGTGGGAAAAGAGCAAAGCAAGATTTGCCGATGCCGATGAAAGTACCACCTAGAGAGTTACAAGATGTAATGGAGCTGATAATGAAAGAGCTAGCTACTATAATGGATATGATGTCTAAttagatctctaattagaaaatgaaggatgaaaAGTAAAgcactaaggccggtattggactgACCTGCACAGTCTgtttcccatatatggtgattcggtgtaggatgggctggggtaggtatcaatgtgaactccactaatatggaacaggaggatgttactggccagactttatggtagatgtcctgcaaacaacgggatggttggataggctctaatgagcttggatggcaacttcaacatttggaacctaggacaataccagactttacagtctatggcccacaaatatcaaagaagagacaagttaatgtaatcatgtattttttaatgagtacaacttatgggcagactggatagactgttcaggtctttatttgccatcatttactatgttactatgataaaaGACAGCACGACAACTATCTTGACGATGCAGCAAGAAATATCAAGTATTTCTGTGCAACTAAGCAATTGTGCCATTAGAACAGCTGAAGTTGAGCGGCATATCTCTGTATTAGAAGATTCTGCTGTTGATTGGAACCGTCAAAAGAAACGAATTGGACAACCGCTGTTGTCAAAACAATCTTCATATTTTGGGAGTGCCTGAAGGTGTGGATATTCTACAGTTTATTGAAAGTCTTGTCCCAAAAGTTTTACAAATCAAATTCAAACTTCCGTTTGAAGTGGAGAAGGCGCACAGAATTCCAGCAAAAATAGAAGGCCATAACTGTGGTCCTAGTCCTATTATTTTCAAAGTATTATGCCACTCACAAGTAGTGGAGACGATAAGAAAAGCACGTCAAAGCTCCAGTATCCGCTGGAATGGTGTTAAGTTACATATAGTACCTGATTTTGATAAGCGTACAGCTCAGTGCCGCAAACAATTTCTGGAGTTGAGACCCCAGCTGAAGGCCTTTGGAGCTTAATATGGGCTTTTTTTCCCAGCAATTATGAAAGTAACttataagatttgccgctgctaggtcagatcagtggtccatcgtgcccagcagtccgctcatgcagcgatccttaggtgaaagaccagtgccctatttgagtctagccttacctgcgtatgttctggtccagcaggaacttatctaaccttttcttgaatccctgaagggtgatttcccctataacagcctttggaagagtgttccagatttctaccactctttgggtgaagaagaactttcttacatttgtatggaatctatccccttttaactttagcaagtgccctctcgttctctccaccttggagagggtgaacaatctctctttctctactaagtcaattcccttcaatattacattacattacattacattggtgtcttctatcccgccaatacctttcagttctaggcagtttaaaacaagagttggcctgggcatttccagggagaatacatggttaatagatgtagtatgtgttgggatctgtggagggttgatcaggtttagttagatcatttgataagaacataagaattgccactgctgggtcagaccagtggtccatcatgcccagcagtccgctcccgcggtggcccctaggtcaaggacctgagccctaactgagtctagccttacctgcatacattctagtctagcagcagtggcgtacctagggtatgtggcacccggggaccatcattttttgacaccccccatgtaaaaaaatattttttgtaataaccatgaaacggaataaatggtcataatagaaacaggcagtgaaaatgttcttttattgaacttcatatatgtaaccattattccaaacataccataacataacataaattatgtctgaattgtcatgacatcagaagtacatatggaatagttgcaggtgatgcttgggacagttctgattgtgttagtccggttttatgtgttttttgaatagaagggtttttatttcttttttgaaggttttgtagtctgtggtcgaggtcaataggttgtagagttgggggtcgagtattgcagctcgaatggttaggaggttgtcgaactgtttttttcttttgacgtttttggttggagggtgtgtgaatggtgcgtgagttctcctatgtctggttgaggtggattt is a window from the Geotrypetes seraphini chromosome 1, aGeoSer1.1, whole genome shotgun sequence genome containing:
- the LOC117352662 gene encoding accessory gland protein Acp36DE-like → MTYKKRWQPQEVTQLLDAVGRSSGCGQLMSSSREANQMLMQRIRRAMSSPRTPDQLRSKWKALKREFFAVRERRSPGNRPFPYYATMRQIWIKAGRPPYGDRQFSDIRNRVVRTEPQETNSNRRSEAILIPKRTDSERSWSDEERPSTSNEQGEPSRQQDSAPPKRKHAEILPERQQREAQTEPQSVESYIEMLDDDSVNSSPSFSINETTEEEEEEGNDERLENLGMRGKEALISISQLKVDLEYMKKRQARIEDKFEIQSEVMKTQFQVLQNQSQIQYQALQDQNQKQFETLQVQLQAALGVRLKDRPSRSMPRTRGGQKGPIHYFREQGW